The following are encoded in a window of Rubellicoccus peritrichatus genomic DNA:
- the ileS gene encoding isoleucine--tRNA ligase yields MRGSLVQREPERLQHWESISLYEKIQSKNAEGPAFVLHDGPPFTNGDVHIGTALNKILKDSILRYKSMQGFRAPYVPGWDCHGLPIEHKVSRELREEKKDLSTSELRDRCADFSASFIETQRSQFKRLGVLADWEREYKTMKPAYEADILRTFAKFVEQNLVYRSKKPVYWSIPCATALAEAEIEYQDHTSPSIWVKFPITNPEVFHLPAKTSIVIWTTTPWTLPANLAVAVHPQLQYVTVTAGEETYIVAEALAADFISRCELENATIGESYKGETLERLIPHHPFIDRKSPVVLADYVTTESGTGCVHTAPGHGLDDYHTGLKYNLEIYCPIDDEGKYVDDGQVPAELVGTTVLETKGKCPANIAVLKILERENALIRCEKFQHSYPHCWRSKTPVVFRAMDQWFVSLDAHHMRTKVMDAIDKVEWVPDWGENRIKAAVENRPDWCISRQRAWGVPIPAFYNEDGHAMLDADIIRQLADKVEASGTAIWWSQEADELLSGIEVPAEFAGQTLKKGNDTLDVWIDSGCSHRAVLQREEDLNWPADLYLEGSDQHRGWFQSSIWTGVIADGNAPYKQIVTHGFIVDEKGEKISKSKGAMSSDGWVKQYGADLVRLWVASQDFRNDIRLSKDHFKLVSNVYRGVRNTLRFQIGNLHDFDPSIHAVPLAELDPLDQWALMRTAEFVNTVEKAYDNYEFHRVYQEVDRFVGVTLSRLYHDILKDRLYTYGVDWKERRSSQTAIQIIFESFVRAVAPILTFTADEAWAFYKEDKDLSDNSIHLEPWPKPADGNFDAQTAADIEAILEFRVQVNEKLEALRQDKAIGQSLDAAVIISGSEENPQISLLKKYENSLPELFIVSKVSVTLTDAKEISIEVGHAKDHGCPHRCPRSWRWVPELVSAGDFGEVSPRDAKALESINLV; encoded by the coding sequence CCTTTGTCCTGCATGACGGTCCTCCCTTCACCAATGGCGATGTCCACATCGGCACGGCGCTGAACAAGATTCTCAAAGACTCGATCCTGCGTTACAAATCAATGCAGGGCTTCCGCGCGCCATATGTCCCAGGCTGGGACTGCCATGGTCTCCCCATCGAGCACAAGGTTTCACGCGAACTCCGAGAAGAGAAGAAAGACCTCTCCACCAGCGAGTTACGTGACCGCTGCGCCGATTTTTCCGCCAGCTTCATCGAAACTCAGCGAAGCCAGTTCAAGCGCCTGGGCGTTTTGGCCGACTGGGAGCGTGAGTACAAGACAATGAAGCCGGCCTATGAAGCCGACATCCTACGCACTTTTGCAAAATTCGTTGAGCAAAATCTGGTTTACCGTAGCAAAAAGCCGGTTTACTGGTCAATCCCCTGCGCAACAGCTCTGGCTGAGGCTGAAATCGAATATCAGGACCACACCAGTCCATCGATCTGGGTAAAGTTTCCGATCACAAATCCTGAAGTCTTCCACCTTCCGGCCAAAACCAGCATTGTCATCTGGACGACCACTCCGTGGACCTTGCCGGCCAACCTCGCTGTCGCCGTCCACCCTCAGCTGCAATATGTCACCGTTACCGCAGGCGAGGAAACTTACATCGTGGCCGAAGCACTCGCAGCTGACTTTATTTCCCGCTGCGAACTGGAAAACGCAACGATCGGCGAATCCTACAAGGGCGAAACCCTTGAGCGGCTGATCCCGCACCACCCTTTCATTGATCGCAAGTCACCTGTTGTTCTGGCCGACTACGTCACGACTGAAAGCGGCACCGGCTGCGTTCACACTGCGCCCGGGCATGGTCTGGATGACTATCATACCGGCCTCAAATACAACCTGGAAATCTATTGCCCAATCGATGACGAGGGCAAATATGTCGACGATGGACAAGTTCCAGCTGAGCTGGTGGGAACCACAGTGCTTGAAACCAAAGGCAAATGCCCGGCCAACATTGCCGTCCTCAAGATTCTTGAGCGCGAAAACGCCTTGATCCGCTGCGAGAAGTTCCAGCACTCCTATCCACATTGCTGGCGCTCAAAGACTCCGGTCGTCTTTCGTGCGATGGACCAATGGTTCGTCTCACTCGATGCGCATCACATGAGGACCAAGGTGATGGACGCCATCGACAAAGTCGAATGGGTGCCGGACTGGGGTGAAAATCGAATCAAAGCCGCCGTTGAAAACCGTCCTGACTGGTGCATCAGCCGTCAGCGTGCCTGGGGCGTGCCAATTCCTGCTTTTTACAACGAAGACGGGCATGCCATGCTCGACGCAGACATCATCCGCCAGCTCGCTGATAAGGTAGAAGCAAGTGGAACTGCAATCTGGTGGTCACAGGAAGCAGACGAATTACTTTCAGGTATCGAAGTGCCTGCAGAGTTCGCTGGACAGACCCTCAAAAAAGGCAACGACACACTAGATGTCTGGATTGACTCCGGCTGCTCACACCGTGCCGTGCTTCAGCGTGAGGAAGACTTAAACTGGCCGGCAGACCTTTACCTTGAAGGCAGTGATCAGCATCGTGGCTGGTTTCAGTCCTCCATCTGGACAGGTGTGATCGCCGACGGCAACGCACCTTACAAGCAAATCGTAACTCACGGCTTTATCGTCGATGAGAAAGGCGAGAAAATCTCCAAGTCGAAAGGAGCGATGAGCTCTGACGGCTGGGTCAAACAATATGGCGCCGATCTTGTCCGCCTCTGGGTGGCTTCACAGGATTTCAGGAATGATATTCGCCTGTCGAAGGACCACTTCAAGCTCGTGTCGAACGTCTACCGTGGTGTCCGTAACACCCTCCGTTTCCAGATCGGCAATCTTCATGATTTCGATCCGTCAATACATGCCGTGCCGCTTGCCGAGCTTGATCCACTGGATCAATGGGCGCTGATGCGGACCGCTGAGTTTGTCAACACGGTCGAAAAGGCCTACGACAACTACGAATTTCATCGTGTTTATCAGGAAGTCGACCGCTTTGTGGGCGTTACCCTTTCACGCCTCTACCACGACATCCTGAAAGACCGTCTCTATACTTATGGCGTTGACTGGAAGGAGCGGCGTTCCTCTCAAACAGCGATCCAGATCATTTTCGAATCATTTGTCCGTGCTGTTGCCCCAATTTTAACTTTCACTGCCGACGAAGCCTGGGCCTTCTATAAAGAAGACAAGGACCTGTCGGACAATAGTATCCATCTGGAGCCATGGCCCAAACCAGCTGATGGCAACTTTGATGCCCAGACAGCGGCAGATATCGAAGCCATCCTTGAATTCCGGGTTCAGGTCAACGAGAAGCTCGAAGCCCTGCGCCAGGATAAGGCCATCGGCCAGTCTCTCGATGCCGCAGTAATCATCAGCGGCTCGGAAGAAAATCCACAGATAAGCCTCTTAAAGAAATACGAAAACTCACTCCCGGAACTTTTTATCGTCTCAAAGGTCTCCGTCACCTTAACGGATGCCAAGGAGATATCAATCGAAGTAGGCCACGCAAAAGACCATGGTTGCCCTCACCGCTGCCCTCGCAGCTGGCGCTGGGTGCCCGAACTGGTTTCAGCCGGTGACTTCGGTGAAGTCTCTCCGCGCGACGCCAAGGCCTTAGAATCCATTAACCTCGTTTAG